ATAAGGAGCTTCCTTGTTCGTTTTCGTTTTATTTGGCTGAGCATTAAGCACTACGAAGTAAGAATGACTATAGCATTCATTAATCAGTCATAAGCTGCAAGAGAAGACATAGAAGCCAGAGTCATGTATTTTTTAAGAATGTGCCCGTTTTTTCCCACTCATTGAGTAAACCCCTAGCTCTTGGTCTTTTACTAATACTAAAAAGGGAGGAAAGGCTGCAGTTGAATTGAGGAAGTTCAAGTTAGCAGCTCAATCGGATCCTATATTCATATTCTCCACTCCTTGGGAAGTTAGGGATTCAATTTCACTTTGAAAGGATAGCTTCAAGTTAGAGAAGGGCTATATAGTAGGTCAGTTCCTGCCCTTGATTTATTAGCTGTTAAAGAAAGAGCATTTGATAGATCAGTTAGAGAATGCCTCTTGACCAAAAGGTCTGGTAGTTAGAGTTAGGAAAGCTAGGTTTCAAGGAAAGAGCCTTCGTGACCCATTTTTCTGTCATCATATGGAAGATTGGCCTTAGAAGGGATTAATTATCGATTTGAAGTATGTCACACTTCCCGTCCTAATTCAGCTAAGGTAGTAAAGTCAAGTATGAAAGTAGAAAGCTAGTAAAGTCTTGAAAACAAAAGTCTGTCATTGACTTTCCGAAAATGAAGACTGAGATTGAGTCCAGCTCTCTTCCCTGGTAAGATACTCTATTATCTTATCCATTTTTAGCAGCTAAGTGATCTGTAGGCTCTGCCCGGTAGCTTAGTGAGGTAGCAGCTGTTGATGACTAAGTAACCATTGAATTACCATTGGCCTAAAGCGCGGAAGGGAGAAAAGCCTAAGTCCCAACATAAAAGAACCTTGGGTCACTAAAGACCTTTAACTAATTCCTTGCAAAAAGCCCTGACTTACTCTATTCTGGTAGGGCCAACGATTGAGAAAGTGTTCCGTCGTAAGTGAAATAGCAAACGGGTAGCCGCTCCCCTAATTAGTTGAATCCTGCCCCCGAAAAAGAACGATAGATGCTGTTGAGGTAGGGATTGACTTTGTGGTGGATGGTACTGCAGCGTACAATGCCTTACCTACTAGGTAGAGATTGGATTCACTCCAACCGGTCTATCCCCTCCTCGCTTCATCAATTCTGAGTGTGACAAAAACGAGATTGAGATGGTCCTGTCCTGGCAGACAGCGGACCCTTTACGGTTAACGCTAATCTGGCAGAAGCACAGCTTTCCCACGGGAATGTAGGACCCTTTGGGCTACAGCAGCCAGATGCTGAAGGGAGAGGAGCAAACCGAGCAGGCTTGACCGTGGgaaattctctttctttttaaagaataaagtaGGTAGATAGAAGTAGTAGTAGTGCCCGCCGAAGGGCAAATGATTCATTTAGAAAAGGACCCGATACCAAGTGAAAGCACACTTGCGGGCCGGTGTGAGTTAGAAAGTGTTAAGTGAGTCTTTCTTTTGCAATCCCTCTCACCTCGAAAATGAATGATTGATGGAATTTTCATTATGGAATTCTCTGTAAGAGCTGCGGAACTAACTACTCTATTAGAAAGTAGAATTACCAACTTTTACACTAATTTTCAAGTGGATGAGATCGGTCGAGTGGTCTCAGTTGGAGATGGGATTGCACGCGTTTATGGATTGAAGGAGATTCAAGCTGGGGAAATGGTTGAATTTGCCAGCGGTGTGAAAGGAATAGCGTTGAATCTTGAGAATGAGAATGTCGGAATTGTTGTCTTTGGTAGTGATACCGCTATAAAAGAAGGAGATCTTGTCAAACGCACTGGATCCATTGTGGATGTTCCTGCGGGAAAGGCTATGCTAGGGCGTGTGGTCGACGCCTTGGGAGTCCCCATTGATGGAAGAGGGGCTCTAAGCGATCACGAGCGAAGACGTGTCGAAGTGAAAGCACCTGGGATTATTGAACGTAAATCTGTGCACGAGCCTATGCAAACAGGGTTAAAAGCGGTAGATAGCCTGGTTCCTATAGGCCGTGGTCAACGAGAACTGATAATCGGGGACCGACAAACTGGAAAAACAGCTATTGCTATCGATACCATATTAAACCAAAAGCAAATGAACTCAAGGGCCACCTCTGAGAGTGAGACATTGTATTGTGTCTATGTAGCGATTGGGCAGAAACGCTCAACTGTGGCACAATTAGTTCAAATTCTTTCAGAAGCGAATGCTATAGAATATTCCATTCTTGTAGCAGCCACCGCTTCGGATCCGGCACCTCTGCAATTTCTGGCCCCATATTCTGGGTGTGCCATGGGGGAATATTTCCGCGATAATGGAATGCACGCATTAATAATCTATGATGATCTTAGTAAACAGGCCGTGGCATATCGACAAATGTCATTATTGTTACGCCGACCACCAGGCCGTGAGGCTTTCCCAGGCGATGTTTTCTATTTACATTCCCGTCTCTTAGAAAGAGCCGCTAAACGATCGGACCAGACAGGCGCAGGTAGCTTGACCGCCTTACCCGTCATTGAAACACAAGCTGGAGACGTATCGGCCTATATTCCCACCAATGTGATCTCCATTACTGATGGACAAATCTGTTTGGAAACAGAGCTCTTTTATCGCGGAATTAGACCTGCTATTAACGTCGGCTTATCTGTCAGTCGCGTCGGGTCTGCCGCTCAGTTGAAAGCTATGAAACAAGTCTGCGGTAGTTTAAAACTGGAATTGGCACAATATCGCGAAGTGGCCGCCTTTGCTCAATTTGGCTCAGACCTTGATGCTGCGACTCAGGCATTACTCAATAGAGGTGCAAGGCTGACAGAAGTACTAAAACAACCACAATATGCACCACTTCctattgaaaaacaaattttagtCATTTATGCAGCTGTCAATGGATTCTGTGATCGAATGCCATTAGACAAAATTTCTCAATATGAGAGAGCCATTCTAAGCACTATAAAACAAGATTTACTACAATCACTAAAAGGGGGACTCACTAACGAAAGAAAGATAGAACCAGATTCATTCTTAAAAGAACAAACGAAAAACCTAACATGAATatgattcaaaaaattcttCGTGTCATTCAAGATTGGAAATTTTTCATTTTGAGTCTGACGATGGTCTGGCTCAAGGAtatccttttttcttttgagtGGTCTGAGTATTTCTTTACTGTCCTTTCCCCGATCTTTTTCCCGTCCTTCATGGATCACTTCCCCGGCGGAAGCTGTGGAAGCTCTTCGCGGGTACCACAGTCCGAACCCAGTCTAAACTCCGCACCAGACCCCACCGACCCAGCTCCGCCTGCTGCCCCTGACCCTGACGTTTACCATCCTTTACTGGATGACAACACTCGTCGGGCCGAACTAGATGAGCGCGCGGGGTTTCATTTTGTGGGGTTGTCGGAATCTCAGAAAGAAAAAGTGCTGGACGCACAAGTAAAAATAGAAAGGGCCATTGAGAAAGCTCTGCTCTCCGACGGGTATTCCCGGGATGAGCTGAATGAACTGAACAAACGAAATGAAATTCGGGGGTTTTTGTTCTACCCCAAGGGGAAACTTCTTTCTTTTAAGAAATACGACTCTTATGTCAAAGAGGTGGAATTTGGGACCCACAGGTCCCGACCCTATCATAATCTTATAGATGCCATCTGTTCGTCTAATCTATTTTtgacaaaagtgaaaaaaataaagaggtgGGAATTAGGAAAAGTGTGGGATCAGTGGGGGGGGAGAAGGTGAAGCTGCTCCCTGGGCTTGGCTGGCTTGATTGCCGTTGGTGGTTGTGGCGGGAATGAATGAGGGGCAAGGTTAAAAATCGAATTAGTAGTAGATATACACACCAATTAAATTGAATATAGGATCAATGGTACTGCTTTCTATGCTATGCTATGATGTAAAGGATATGTGGGTTTAAGATTCTTGCCGGGGGTTGTAGTTTTTATTTGAGCCCTCAAATAAGAACGAGGCCCGTCCCAGAAATGGGGCGGGGAAGGAGAAGTGGGCATGTGGGTCTCCTTCACTTTACTATTTAGGTTAGTTTATCCCACTACGAACGAAAGAGCTCTGCGGCGAGCGAAAGGGAATGTGGCACTCGTGGACCTGATCCATGGTTACTTCGTTATCAGATTTCACCAGGAGGAAGATATGAGGGATGAAGGCCTGGACCGGAGTACCATGGAAAATAAACAACCTCAATATCAGGTTCTTATCTTAAAAGGTGGACGGAGTAAGTAGGATGAGGCGGCCGGAAACAGCAGTATTGCATAAGGCTCCGGCTTCGATAATCTTTCCTGGACTCAATTATTTCGAAAAAAGGCGACCggatattattgattctttaGCTAGCCGAATGGGGAATCCGATCATTTTCTTCATATGGAGCAGAGAAGACGGCTTTGAATGAATGGTAATGAGTATCTATtctactaaataaaatatagcTAAGTAAAGGCAACTTAGTGGATCATACCTATTTTCCATGGCTATAGCTAGCAGCAAAGTTTTGGATCTCTAAAATAGGCCGTGAATCTTGAAAGAGAGGATTCTGCCCATGTCCTTCCTCCGATGGCATACAATTACGGATTCTTAAGCTAGGAGAAGCATCAAAAGCAATCTGGGATATCCTTTCATTTCAATTAGAAGTCTTTATGCCTCTAGATTCTAAATTGGGGGAGGGTTATGCATCAACTAAGAAAGTATGGCATCAGTCGAATCGAAATCGAAGATGGACAGTGAATCAACAGAATAGGCTTCATGCCAACTCGGAAGAGAAGGAGCTGTTGTTGCCTTAACTTTAGAGTTCTGGATAGTAAAAACAGatgaaattctttttttaagaaGTTTCGTGTAAAGGAGAGAAGGAATAGAGGCGACAGACAACTAGTCGAAGGGAAGGCTAGAAGCGGAAACCTGTAGGCTAGATGACCTAGCAGAGACCAATCCAACTAAGGAAACCCATCATACCCAGCCCAAGCGGACACGGTGATTAGACGTTGAGCGCCTGCGGAACACGAAGAGAAAAGCCGGTTCTGACTCCGTTCCTTTATTCAAATAAAGGTGTCGAGCCTCCAGTTGACTATAAGTAATACGCATAGGATCAATGGTACGAACAAACATACTCCAGAGAACCGAAGACTAGCCGTTCAACcgaaaaaaggaaaagcgttACATTAATGGGTTGCCCCAACGACAAACGAAACCTATGCCCATAAACGTTGGGGttcaaaatattacttttacttttgaaGTTGGAAGAAAGGGTGGTCGTAGATCAGAGGCATGATGGTAGGCGTAATCCAGTAGTCGGCGAACTCGCATTCAAACTAGATATTTGAAAATCTCGGGATTGCTTCAATGGCAGAAGCCAGAAGAGTGAATTCAGCGATTGCTTTGTGACATGGTCAGTGGAATATTCCCTCTTAAAAGTAGGGGAAGCTATCTATATAGGATTTCGTGAATAAAATcatggaagaaaagaagaaaaagacgaCTTGCACGACCTTGTATGGATAGGATCTACTATCAGATGGAACCCGCCCATGTGGCATTCAAATCTTCTATTTGCTAAAAAAAAGCATTTCTTACCGAACcgggtaaataaataaaataactgtATCCAAGCCCAGAGAGTACTTTCCCTTATGCGTTACACCTCCTATGAACGAACCTGAAAGGGCCACGTACAAAAGGGTTTTTACAAagtttcagagttttgcttgcCATGTCGACTCATTCATACATGCGGTCGACCTATCATGTCTGAGGGTCAAATCCCAAGTCTGATTACCTTGGTTATCCGATTTCATGCTACCACCGAGCGGACTTTCCTATGAAGCTCGACCTAGCTTTACACGGTCCTATAAGACGCACGATGCTTAACACATGTAATTGGAGTATGTTTCGGGGCTTACAGAAGCTCGTGCAAAGAAGATTTATAGGAGAGAAAAGGCGATCCCTTCTCAATACCTTACCGGGCCTTGAAGTGGAAGAGGATTCATGCCTCGAATGCGCTCTTTTCATAGTAGAAGATATCCACGCACAGAGACTAGGCTACACATGAAAAGGAAAGGGCTTACCACGAGAAGAGAGAAGCTACTCCAACTGGAAATGAATAGACTGGAACTGGATCGCTTGTTGTAGAAGGAATGTCACTGGCTAGAAAGGATAAGGAAGAAACCGCCATCGAATACCTATAACCACTCCGCTTTTAAGCCCCCTTTTTTCACTGACAGGAACCGCATTCGATCGTATGGACGTCTGAACCCTACCTAACCTATCCCTCAGAAATAGCAGCATTCCGTTGCAGAGTTTGCCGGGTGTGAAGAAAGACATTGAATCGAAAGCGGACATGCGGCTCACTGGCTAGATCGGACTGTCTGTACCTTTGCTAACTCTGCCGGAAGCTTGAAAGAGGGAATTCAAATCTATAGCTCCTGTAATCCCAGGAGCTAAGGTTTCCCAAAGTGCCTTCACCCGCAGAAAAGAGGTTCCACTAAATTACATTAATAATTCCCCATCTCGAGATGTCTAAGTAAACAGGCTTCCCTAAGCTAGAAGCAAGAATCATTCCATCAGAAAGAAGACCTTCTTATTCAAATCAAAGGCTTAAAGCCAGGGTCAATAGTAAGAACCTATTCTCCTAACATGAGGTTAGTATTCATCTGAATATTTTCATAATAGACCTACCTTGGAAGACAGCTTGATGAGAGCCGTGTGGGAATCTAGCCCAAGAAAGAGTCCTTCTTGTCGGACTCATATAGCCTTGACTGATTGAAGACTTTatcaaaccttttttttttggaggaTGGTCAAGAGACTTGGGaagtcaccttcttctttctcatattcTATTACTATGCTAGGCCCTTCCAATAGCATAAAAAAGGTAAGCCCTTGGAGTGTAAGTGTCAATTCCCAACCATCTAGTTCTAATGGAAGTTGTAGTTGCAAAGCCAGTTTAAGAAAGTTCATTTTCAAGCGGTACGTGTGACTGCAAGAAAATGTTTCCCTANNNNNNNNNNNNNNNNNNNNNNNNNNNNNNNNNNNNNNNNNNNNNNNNNNNNNNNNNNNNNNNNNNNNNNNNNNNNNNNNNNNNNNNNNNNNNNNNNNNNNNNNNNNNNNNNNNNNNNNNNNNNNNNNNNNNNNNNNNNNNNNNNNNNNNNNNNNNNNNNNNNNNNNNNNNNNNNNNNNNNNNNNNNNNNNNNNNNNNNNNNNNNNNNNNNNNNNNNNNNNNNNNNNNNNNNNNNNNNNNNNNNNNNNNNNNNNNNNNNNNNNNNNNNNNNNNNNNNNNNNNNNNNNNNNNNNNNNNNNNNNNNNNNNNNNNNNNNNNNNNNNNNNNNNNNNNNNNNNNNNNNNNNNNNNNNNNNNNNNNNNNNNNNNNNNNNNNNNNNNNNNNNNNNNNNNNNNNNNNNNNNNNNNNNNNNNNNNNNNNNNNNNNNNNNNNNNNNNNNNNNNNNNNNNNNNNNNNNNNNNNNNNNNNNNNNNNNNNNNNNNNNNNNNNNNNNNNNNNNNNNNNNNNNNNNNNNNNNNNNNNNNNNNNNNNNNNNNNNNNNNNNNNNNNNNNNNNNNNNNNNNNNNNNNNNNNNNNNNNNNNNNNNNNNNNNNNNNNNNNNNNNNNNNNNNNNNNNNNNNNNNNNNNNNNNNNNNNNNNNNNNNNNNNNNNNNNNNNNNNNNNNNNNNNNNNNNNNNNNNNNNNNNNNNNNNNNNNNNNNNNNNNNNNNNNNNNNNNNNNNNNNNNNNNNNNNNNNNNNNNNNNNNNNNNNNNNNNNNNNNNNNNNNNNNNNNNNNNNNNNNNNNNNNNNNNNNNNNNNNNNNNNNNNNNNNNNNNNNNNNNNNNNNNNNNNNNNNNNNNNNNNNNNNNNNNNNNNNNNNNNNNNNNNNNNNNNNNNNNNNNNNNNNNNNNNNNNNNNNNNNNNNNNNNNNNNNNNNNNNNNNNNNNNNNNNNNNNNNNNNNNNNNNNNNNNNNNNNNNNNNNNNNNNNNNNNNNNNNNNNNNNNNNNNNNNNNNNNNNNNNNNNNNNNNNNNNNNNNNNNNNNNNNNNNNNNNNNNNNNNNNNNNNNNNNNNNNNNNNNNNNNNNNNNNNNNNNNNNNNNNNNNNNNNNNNNNNNNNNNNNNNNNNNNNNNNNNNNNNNNNNNNNNNNNNNNNNNNNNNNNNNNNNNNNNNNNNNNNNNNNNNNNNNNNNNNNNNNNNNNNNNNNNNNNNNNNNNNNNNNNNNNNNNNNNNNNNNNNNNNNNNNNNNNNNNNNNNNNNNNNNNNNNNNNNNNNNNNNNNNNNNNNNNNNNNNNNNNNNNNNNNNNNNNNNNNNNNNNNNNNNNNNNNNNNNNNNNNNNNNNNNNNNNNNNNNNNNNNNNNNNNNNNNNNNNNNNNNNNNNNNNNNNNNNNNNNNNNNNNNNNNNNNNNNNNNNNNNNNNNNNNNNNNNNNNNNNNNNNNNNNNNNNNNNNNNNNNNNNNNNNNNNNNNNNNNNNNNNNNNNNNNNNNNNNNNNNNNNNNNNNNNNNNNNNNNNNNNNNNNNNNNNNNNNNNNNNNNNNNNNNNNNNNNNNNNNNNNNNNNNNNNNNNNNNNNNNNNNNNNNNNNNNNNNNNNNNNNNNNNNNNNNNNNNNNNNNNNNNNNNNNNNNNNNNNNNNNNNNNNNNNNNNNNNNNNNNNNNNNNNNNNNNNNNNNNNNNNNNNNNNNNNNNNNNNNNNNNNNNNNNNNNNNNNNNNNNNNNNNNNNNNNNNNNNNNNNNNNNNNNNNNNNNNNNNNNNNNNNNNNNNNNNNNNNNNNNNNNNNNNNNNNNNNNNNNNNNNNNNNNNNNNNNNNNNNNNNNNNNNNNNNNNNNNNNNNNNNNNNNNNNNNNNNNNNNNNNNNNNNNNNNNNNNNNNNNNNNNNNNNNNNNNNNNNNNNNNNNNNNNNNNNNNNNNNNNNNNNNNNNNNNNNNNNNNNNNNNNNNNNNNNNNNNNNNNNNNNNNNNNNNNNNNNNNNNNNNNNNNNNNNNNNNNNNNNNNNNNNNNNNNNNNNNNNNNNNNNNNNNNNNNNNNNNNNNNNNNNNNNNNNNNNNNNNNNNNNNNNNNNNNNNNNNNNNNNNNNNNNNNNNNNNNNNNNNNNNNNNNNNNNNNNNNNNNNNNNNNNNNNNNNNNNNNNNNNNNNNNNNNNNNNNNNNNNNNNNNNNNNNNNNNNNNNNNNNNNNNNNNNNNNNNNNNNNNNNNNNNNNNNNNNNNNNNNNNNNNNNNNNNNNNNNNNNNNNNNNNNNNNNNNNNNNNNNNNNNNNNNNNNNNNNNNNNNNNNNNNNNNNNNNNNNNNNNNNNNNNNNNNNNNNNNNNNNNNNNNNNNNNNNNNNNNNNNNNNNNNNNNNNNNNNNNNNNNNNNNNNNNNNNNNNNNNNNNNNNNNNNNNNNNNNNNNNNNNNNNNNNNNNNNNNNNNNNNNNNNNNNNNNNNNNNNNNNNNNNNNNNNNNNNNNNNNNNNNNNNNNNNNNNNNNNNNNNNNNNNNNNNNNNNNNNNNNNNNNNNNNNNNNNNNNNNNNNNNNNNNNNNNNNNNNNNNNNNNNNNNNNNNNNNNNNNNNNNNNNNNNNNNNNNNNNNNNNNNNNNNNNNNNNNNNNNNNNNNNNNNNNNNNNNNNNNNNNNNNNNNNNNNNNNNNNNNNNNNNNNNNNNNNNNNNNNNNNNNNNNNNNNNNNNNNNNNNNNNNNNNNNNNNNNNNNNNNNNNNNNNNNNNNNNNNNNNNNNNNNNNNNNNNNNNNNNNNNNNNNNNNNNNNNNNNNNNNNNNNNNNNNNNNNNNNNNNNNNNNNNNNNNNNNNNNNNNNNNNNNNNNNNNNNNNNNNNNNNNNNNNNNNNNNNNNNNNNNNNNNNNNNNNNNNNNNNNNNNNNNNNNNNNNNNNNNNNNNNNNNNNNNNNNNNNNNNNNNNNNNNNNNNNNNNNNNNNNNNNNNNNNNNNNNNNNNNNNNNNNNNNNNNNNNNNNNNNNNNNNNNNNNNNNNNNNNNNNNNNNNNNNNNNNNNNNNNNNNNNNNNNNNNNNNNNNNNNNNNNNNNNNNNNNNNNNNNNNNNNNNNNNNNNNNNNNNNNNNNNNNNNNNNNNNNNNNNNNNNNNNNNNNNNNNNNNNNNNNNNNNNNNNNNNNNNNNNNNNNNNNNNNNNNNNNNNNNNNNNNNNNNNNNNNNNNNNNNNNNNNNNNNNNNNNNNNNNNNNNNNNNNNNNNNNNNNNNNNNNNNNNNNNNNNNNNNNNNNNNNNNNNNNNNNNNNNNNNNNNNNNNNNNNNNNNNNNNNNNNNNNNNNNNNNNNNNNNNNNNNNNNNNNNNNNNNNNNNNNNNNNNNNNNNNNNNNNNNNNNNNNNNNNNNNNNNNNNNNNNNNNNNNNNNNNNNNNNNNNNNNNNNNNNNNNNNNNNNNNNNNNNNNNNNNNNNNNNNNNNNNNNNNNNNNNNNNNNNNNNNNNNNNNNNNNNNNNNNNNNNNNNNNNNNNNNNNNNNNNNNNNNNNNNNNNNNNNNNNNNNNNNNNNNNNNNNNNNNNNNNNNNNNNNNNNNNNNNNNNNNNNNNNNNNNNNNNNNNNNNNNNNNNNNNNNNNNNNNNNNNNNNNNNNNNNNNNNNNNNNNNNNNNNNNNNNNNNNNNNNNNNNNNNNNNNNNNNNNNNNNNNNNNNNNNNNNNNNNNNNNNNNNNNNNNNNNNNNNNNNNNNNNNNNNNNNNNNNNNNNNNNNNNNNNNNNNNNNNNNNNNNNNNNNNNNNNNNNNNNNNNNNNNNNNNNNNNNNNNNNNNNNNNNNNNNNNNNNNNNNNNNNNNNNNNNNNNNNNNNNNNNNNNNNNNNNNNNNNNNNNNNNNNNNNNNNNNNNNNNNNNNNNNNNNNNNNNNNNNNNNNNNNNNNNNNNNNNNNNNNNNNNNNNNNNNNNNNNNNNNNNNNNNNNNNNNNNNNNNNNNNNNNNNNNNNNNNNNNNNNNNNNNNNNNNNNNNNNNNNNNNNNNNNNNNNNNNNNNNNNNNNNNNNNNNNNNNNNNNNNNNNNNNNNNNNNNNNNNNNNNNNNNNNNNNNNNNNNNNNNNNNNNNNNNNNNNNNNNNNNNNNNNNNNNNNNNNNNNNNNNNNNNNNNNNNNNNNNNNNNNNNNNNNNNNNNNNNNNNNNNNNNNNNNNNNNNNNNNNNNNNNNNNNNNNNNNNNNNNNNNNNNNNNNNNNNNNNNNNNNNNNNNNNNNNNNNNNNNNNNNNNNNNNNNNNNNNNNNNNNNNNNNNNNNNNNNNNNNNNNNNNNNNNNNNNNNNNNNNNNNNNNNNNNNNNNNNNNNNNNNNNNNNNNNNNNNNNNNNNNNNNNNNNNNNNNNNNNNNNNNNNNNNNNNNNNNNNNNNNNNNNNNNNNNNNNNNNNNNNNNNNNNNNNNNNNNNNNNNNNNNNNNNNNNNNNNNNNNNNNNNNNNNNNNNNNNNNNNNNNNNNNNNNNNNNNNNNNNNNNNNNNNNNNNNNNNNNNNNNNNNNNNNNNNNNNNNNNNNNNNNNNNNNNNNNNNNNNNNNNNNNNNNNNNNNNNNNNNNNNNNNNNNNNNNNNNNNNNNNNNNNNNNNNNNNNNNNNNNNNNNNNNNNNNNNNNNNNNNNNNNNNNNNNNNNNNNNNNNNNNNNNNNNNNNNNNNNNNNNNNNNNNNNNNNNNNNNNNNNNNNNNNNNNNNNNNNNNNNNNNNNNNNNNNNNNNNNNNNNNNNNNNNNNNNNNNNNNNNNNNNNNNNNNNNNNNNNNNNNNNNNNNNNNNNNNNNNNNNNNNNNNNNNNNNNNNNNNNNNNNNNNNNNNNNNNNNNNNNNNNNNNNNNNNNNNNNNNNNNNNNNNNNNNNNNNNNNNNNNNNNNNNNNNNNNNNNNNNNNNNNNNNNNNNNNNNNNNNNNNNNNNNNNNNNNNNNNNNNNNNNNNNNNNNNNNNNNNNNNNNNNNNNNNNNNNNNNNNNNNNNNNNNNNNNNNNNNNNNNNNNNNNNNNNNNNNNNNNNNNNNNNNNNNNNNNNNNNNNNNNNNNNNNNNNNNNNNNNNNNNNNNNNNNNNNNNNNNNNNNNNNNNNNNNNNNNNNNNNNNNNNNNNNNNNNNNNNNNNNNNNNNNNNNNNNNNNNNNNNNNNNNNNNNNNNNNNNNNNNNNNNNNNNNNNNNNNNNNNNNNNNN
This Arachis duranensis cultivar V14167 unplaced genomic scaffold, aradu.V14167.gnm2.J7QH unplaced_Scaffold_73323, whole genome shotgun sequence DNA region includes the following protein-coding sequences:
- the LOC110277339 gene encoding ATP synthase subunit alpha, mitochondrial, encoding MIDGIFIMEFSVRAAELTTLLESRITNFYTNFQVDEIGRVVSVGDGIARVYGLKEIQAGEMVEFASGVKGIALNLENENVGIVVFGSDTAIKEGDLVKRTGSIVDVPAGKAMLGRVVDALGVPIDGRGALSDHERRRVEVKAPGIIERKSVHEPMQTGLKAVDSLVPIGRGQRELIIGDRQTGKTAIAIDTILNQKQMNSRATSESETLYCVYVAIGQKRSTVAQLVQILSEANAIEYSILVAATASDPAPLQFLAPYSGCAMGEYFRDNGMHALIIYDDLSKQAVAYRQMSLLLRRPPGREAFPGDVFYLHSRLLERAAKRSDQTGAGSLTALPVIETQAGDVSAYIPTNVISITDGQICLETELFYRGIRPAINVGLSVSRVGSAAQLKAMKQVCGSLKLELAQYREVAAFAQFGSDLDAATQALLNRGARLTEVLKQPQYAPLPIEKQILVIYAAVNGFCDRMPLDKISQYERAILSTIKQDLLQSLKGGLTNERKIEPDSFLKEQTKNLT